A region of Chitinophaga horti DNA encodes the following proteins:
- a CDS encoding biotin-dependent carboxyltransferase family protein, producing the protein MSIRVLQPGLMDTIQDLGRYGSQHLGINPGGAMDRIAVRAVNALVGNKPEEGVLEMHFPASSFLFESGTVIALSGGDFTAMIDGRVLPLNKPVLVAAQALLYFKGPVSGARCYMAVRGGFDIQPWMGSYSTHLKAAAGGFQGRALQKNDQLPLRQRANFTKLLDHKDFKILPWMIYTQNMYTTTNLRITAGSEFTSLSDPEQLLTHDFSCTKHCDRMGYRLEGLALKHYRAGELLSSGVTRGAIQLMPDGQMIILTADHQTTGGYPRIAHVIAADLPSLAQHRPMQAVRFTLVSVNDAVQLHHDQLQRLQLLGNACTLQLEKWLQAYALY; encoded by the coding sequence GTGAGCATACGCGTATTACAACCCGGACTAATGGACACTATCCAGGACCTGGGCCGCTACGGCTCACAGCACCTGGGTATCAATCCAGGCGGCGCCATGGACCGCATCGCCGTTCGTGCCGTCAACGCACTGGTCGGCAATAAACCGGAGGAGGGCGTGCTGGAGATGCATTTTCCTGCTTCCTCTTTCCTGTTTGAATCGGGTACGGTCATCGCTCTTTCTGGCGGAGATTTTACCGCTATGATCGATGGCCGCGTGTTGCCGCTTAACAAGCCGGTGCTTGTGGCAGCACAGGCGCTCCTGTACTTCAAAGGTCCTGTATCGGGCGCACGATGTTACATGGCGGTAAGGGGCGGCTTCGACATTCAGCCCTGGATGGGCAGTTATAGCACGCACCTGAAGGCAGCCGCCGGTGGCTTCCAGGGGCGCGCGTTGCAAAAGAATGATCAGCTGCCGTTACGACAGCGCGCGAACTTTACAAAACTGCTCGATCATAAGGACTTCAAAATCCTTCCCTGGATGATCTATACGCAGAACATGTATACTACCACCAACCTGCGCATCACCGCGGGCAGTGAGTTTACATCGCTCAGCGACCCGGAGCAGCTGTTGACGCACGATTTCAGCTGCACCAAACACTGCGACCGTATGGGTTACCGACTCGAAGGCTTGGCACTGAAACACTATAGGGCTGGCGAGCTGCTTTCCTCCGGCGTTACCCGCGGGGCTATACAACTCATGCCCGACGGACAAATGATCATCCTTACGGCAGATCATCAGACGACAGGTGGTTATCCGCGTATCGCACATGTGATTGCGGCAGACCTGCCTTCACTCGCACAACACAGGCCCATGCAGGCCGTGCGCTTTACCCTGGTGTCGGTAAACGACGCTGTGCAACTACACCATGATCAGCTGCAACGTTTGCAATTGCTCGGGAATGCGTGTACATTACAACTTGAAAAGTGGCTACAAGCTTATGCATTATATTGA
- the pxpB gene encoding 5-oxoprolinase subunit PxpB translates to MQASSFDIIQQGENALLLNWSQQIDPVVNHQVMSAFRRITQLQLPWVRDLIPAYASLTVVYDALYIYAKINKDVADWVSLQVRDLLDDITATEVTAGRDISIPVCYDPSLGLDVEALAAQKNLSLEQLIALHTGRTYRVYMLGFLPGFPYMGTVDERLIAPRLSKPRPLVPAGSVGIAGAQTGVYPLASPGGWNIIGQTPLRMFDPERTPAAWCQPGDQVTFEPISIEQFHQLKSTS, encoded by the coding sequence GTGCAGGCATCCTCATTCGACATTATACAGCAGGGCGAAAACGCGTTATTACTGAACTGGTCACAGCAGATAGACCCGGTCGTGAATCACCAGGTGATGTCGGCTTTTCGCCGGATCACACAGTTGCAGCTTCCCTGGGTGCGTGATCTCATTCCTGCATATGCCTCGCTCACCGTCGTGTACGACGCACTTTACATTTATGCTAAGATTAATAAAGATGTGGCAGACTGGGTAAGCCTGCAGGTGCGTGATTTACTGGACGACATCACTGCCACGGAGGTTACTGCGGGCCGTGATATCAGCATCCCTGTATGTTATGATCCTTCGCTGGGGCTGGATGTGGAAGCGCTGGCTGCACAAAAGAACTTATCGCTCGAACAACTCATCGCGTTACATACCGGCCGAACGTATAGGGTGTACATGTTAGGCTTCCTGCCTGGTTTCCCTTATATGGGTACGGTAGATGAACGCCTGATAGCACCCCGGTTATCGAAGCCCAGGCCGCTCGTACCGGCAGGCAGCGTCGGCATAGCAGGCGCACAAACAGGCGTTTACCCACTGGCATCGCCCGGCGGCTGGAATATCATCGGCCAAACACCATTACGCATGTTCGACCCGGAACGTACACCCGCAGCCTGGTGCCAACCCGGCGACCAGGTAACGTTTGAGCCGATCTCAATTGAACAGTTCCATCAACTTAAATCCACCTCGTGA
- a CDS encoding N-acetylmuramoyl-L-alanine amidase, whose product MSTRNGIILALLALCSCAPQPYKATNKVYRQQAKSLARGLQDQPIGLPVDSVQPTAWWAGTVNFNLRKPNFVIIHHTAQNSCEQTLKTFTMTRTQVSAHYVICRDGVVHHMLNDYLRAWHGGAAKWGNVTDINSTSIGIELDNNGTEPFAPMQVRSLLVLLDTLKHRYNIPAANFIGHGDIAPRRKVDPSVYFPWQQLAEKGFGLWFDTSAVSLPANFDTKMALRIVGYNVQDSTGAVEAFRRKFNPADSTKGAAMSEGEQKILYSLMKQSQ is encoded by the coding sequence ATGAGCACACGAAACGGAATCATACTCGCCCTGCTGGCCCTTTGCAGTTGCGCGCCGCAGCCTTATAAAGCCACCAATAAAGTATACCGCCAACAGGCGAAAAGCCTCGCCCGCGGACTGCAGGACCAGCCCATTGGTCTACCTGTTGATTCAGTGCAACCAACGGCCTGGTGGGCAGGTACGGTGAACTTTAATCTCCGTAAACCGAACTTCGTCATCATTCATCATACGGCCCAAAACTCCTGCGAGCAAACGCTTAAGACCTTTACGATGACGCGTACCCAAGTAAGTGCGCACTATGTCATTTGCCGCGATGGTGTGGTGCATCATATGCTCAACGACTACCTGCGCGCCTGGCATGGCGGCGCGGCCAAGTGGGGCAATGTGACGGACATTAATTCAACTTCTATCGGTATTGAATTAGATAACAATGGCACGGAGCCCTTCGCGCCCATGCAGGTGCGTAGTCTGCTCGTGTTGCTCGACACACTCAAACACCGCTACAATATTCCTGCTGCGAACTTCATCGGCCACGGCGATATTGCACCCCGCCGTAAGGTAGATCCCAGTGTGTATTTCCCCTGGCAGCAACTGGCCGAGAAGGGCTTCGGGCTTTGGTTTGATACGAGTGCTGTAAGCCTGCCTGCCAATTTCGATACGAAGATGGCCTTACGTATCGTAGGTTACAATGTGCAGGACAGCACCGGCGCCGTGGAGGCTTTCCGCCGAAAGTTTAATCCGGCCGATTCTACGAAAGGTGCGGCTATGAGTGAAGGGGAGCAGAAGATCCTTTACAGCCTCATGAAGCAATCGCAATAA
- a CDS encoding HPP family protein, translating to MPVKRIKRSYRKVKYILYRETLIDTREHIVTFLGAFLGIGLIGFVHSKYLIAHENLFLIGSFGASSVLIYGVINSPLAQPRNLVGGHLISAIIGVICHKLFPTELWLGGAIAVALSIVAMQITKTLHPPGGATALIANMGTPRIESLGFLYVLCPVLTGVLILLAVALLVNNATKHRSYPTKPLFRRR from the coding sequence ATGCCTGTTAAACGGATTAAACGGAGTTACCGTAAAGTAAAATACATTCTATATCGCGAAACGCTTATCGACACCAGAGAACACATTGTCACCTTTCTCGGCGCCTTCCTCGGCATTGGCCTGATCGGCTTTGTACACAGCAAATACCTTATTGCACACGAAAACCTTTTCCTCATAGGCTCCTTTGGGGCTTCTTCAGTACTTATTTACGGCGTGATCAATAGTCCGCTTGCGCAACCGCGTAACCTTGTGGGCGGTCATCTGATCAGTGCGATCATTGGCGTTATCTGTCATAAATTATTCCCTACCGAACTATGGCTGGGCGGCGCTATCGCCGTGGCCTTGTCGATCGTGGCAATGCAGATCACCAAAACACTGCATCCGCCGGGAGGCGCTACGGCACTTATCGCAAATATGGGCACGCCGAGAATTGAATCGTTAGGCTTCCTGTACGTACTTTGCCCGGTGCTGACGGGCGTGCTGATACTACTCGCAGTGGCACTATTGGTGAACAATGCGACCAAACATCGCAGTTACCCGACCAAACCGCTGTTCCGACGAAGGTGA
- a CDS encoding DUF4268 domain-containing protein codes for MYTRQEASQLRQAFWTTFGKYMSPILSADGAKINWINYKTGIKHIRFTMEADTKQATIAIVIDHPDAATRKRYYQQLVQLQGFLHETLGEQWNWQEEVSNEYGQLQSIISKELKPANIFDQQQWPVVISFFKPRIMALDECWSMAKEGFER; via the coding sequence ATGTACACCAGGCAAGAGGCATCGCAGTTAAGACAGGCGTTCTGGACCACCTTCGGCAAATACATGTCGCCCATCCTGTCGGCAGACGGGGCAAAGATCAACTGGATCAATTACAAGACCGGCATTAAACATATTCGTTTCACCATGGAGGCCGACACCAAACAGGCCACCATCGCGATCGTCATCGATCATCCGGATGCGGCGACCCGTAAGCGCTATTACCAGCAGTTGGTGCAATTGCAGGGCTTCTTGCATGAGACCCTGGGCGAACAGTGGAATTGGCAGGAGGAGGTGAGTAATGAGTACGGGCAGCTGCAAAGCATTATATCCAAAGAACTGAAACCCGCCAACATCTTTGATCAGCAGCAGTGGCCGGTCGTCATTTCGTTCTTTAAACCAAGGATCATGGCATTGGATGAGTGCTGGAGTATGGCGAAGGAGGGGTTTGAACGATAG
- a CDS encoding alpha-L-rhamnosidase C-terminal domain-containing protein, with protein MKYTFLVLVLFAFTSTLTAQQVSPLTRSYLAPVKILKQEGRITNPERLLLPGNGQADLSGNPLCFMKPGAYIMLDYGREIHGGLQLVAGASPQNRPVKLRVRFGESVSEAMSEIEPKQNATNDHAMRDMIVEVPSYGKLEVGNTGFRFIRIDVVDEKDQLPLKEARAISVYRDIPYVGSFRCSDEKLNRIWQTAAYTVHLNMQEYLWDGIKRDRLVWLGDMHPEVATINAVFGAHEVVPLSLDLTRDITPLPRYMNGISAYSLWWIIIQRDWYQYSGDKQYLQQQHTYLKELLKHLRTKIGADNQEKLDGTRFLDWPSSEDPQAVHAGLQSLLLMSMDAGAQLAAVLNDPTLASLCQDAAARLRKHTPDHHQSKQAAALLALAKLAPAQKMNTEVLSVGGVKNYSTFYGYYMLQAKALAGDYKGAMNDIRTYWGAMLDLGATTFWEDFNMDWLPNASRIDTFVLPGQKDIHGDYGAYCYKGFRHSLCHGWASGPAPWLTEHVLGITVAAPGCKIIKIKPHLGDLSFAEGTFPTPHGIVRVRHERLANGGIKTTAKGPAGVKLLVD; from the coding sequence ATGAAGTATACCTTCCTGGTCCTCGTCCTGTTTGCCTTTACGTCAACGCTGACTGCACAACAAGTGTCGCCGCTCACGCGCAGCTACCTCGCTCCTGTAAAGATTTTAAAACAGGAAGGCCGCATCACTAATCCCGAACGTTTATTACTTCCCGGAAACGGTCAGGCCGACTTGTCCGGCAACCCGCTTTGTTTCATGAAGCCGGGTGCTTATATCATGCTGGATTATGGTCGTGAGATACACGGCGGCCTGCAACTCGTCGCCGGCGCTTCTCCGCAGAACCGCCCTGTAAAATTGCGCGTGCGTTTCGGCGAATCTGTATCCGAAGCCATGAGCGAGATCGAACCGAAACAGAACGCCACCAACGACCACGCCATGCGCGACATGATCGTGGAAGTGCCTTCGTACGGTAAGCTCGAAGTTGGCAACACGGGCTTCCGTTTTATACGCATCGATGTGGTGGATGAAAAAGATCAGCTGCCCCTTAAAGAAGCCCGCGCCATCTCCGTATACCGCGACATTCCTTATGTAGGGTCGTTCAGGTGCAGTGACGAAAAACTCAACCGCATCTGGCAGACTGCCGCCTACACCGTGCATCTCAACATGCAGGAATACCTGTGGGACGGCATCAAACGCGATCGTTTAGTATGGCTGGGCGATATGCACCCGGAAGTAGCCACGATCAACGCGGTTTTTGGTGCGCATGAAGTAGTGCCGTTAAGTCTCGATCTCACGCGCGACATCACTCCCTTACCACGTTACATGAACGGCATCAGCGCCTATTCCCTTTGGTGGATCATCATCCAGCGTGACTGGTACCAGTATAGCGGTGATAAGCAATACCTGCAGCAACAACACACTTATCTAAAAGAACTCTTGAAACACCTGCGTACTAAAATAGGTGCCGACAACCAGGAAAAGCTCGACGGTACGCGTTTCCTCGACTGGCCATCCAGCGAAGATCCGCAAGCCGTACACGCCGGTTTACAATCACTGCTCCTCATGAGTATGGATGCCGGCGCGCAGCTGGCAGCAGTATTGAACGATCCGACACTGGCCAGTTTATGCCAGGACGCCGCCGCCCGTCTGCGCAAACACACGCCGGATCATCATCAATCCAAACAGGCCGCAGCGCTGCTCGCCCTGGCTAAACTCGCCCCCGCACAAAAGATGAACACCGAGGTGCTGAGCGTTGGCGGCGTAAAAAACTATTCTACCTTCTACGGTTACTACATGTTACAGGCTAAAGCCCTCGCCGGCGACTACAAGGGCGCGATGAACGACATCCGCACGTACTGGGGTGCCATGCTGGACCTGGGTGCCACCACTTTCTGGGAAGACTTCAACATGGACTGGCTGCCCAATGCTTCCCGCATCGATACGTTCGTGCTGCCCGGGCAAAAGGACATTCACGGTGATTACGGCGCCTACTGCTACAAAGGTTTTCGCCACAGTTTATGCCATGGCTGGGCTTCCGGTCCGGCGCCATGGCTTACAGAACATGTACTTGGCATTACCGTAGCCGCCCCCGGTTGTAAAATCATCAAAATAAAGCCCCATTTAGGCGATTTAAGCTTTGCGGAGGGAACATTCCCTACGCCACACGGCATCGTGCGGGTAAGGCACGAAAGGCTGGCTAACGGCGGCATTAAAACCACGGCGAAGGGCCCGGCCGGCGTTAAGCTGCTCGTGGATTAA
- a CDS encoding glycosyl hydrolase, with protein MKAQHMVKLSLISCLSFPLTALAQQPKFAATTVLQQSFVTPPDSVRPSVYWYWMNDNVSAAGVKKDLDAMAEVGIGRAFIGNIGMSEKEIPYGKAKLFSDEWYNVTQTAIKHAGRLGIDIGLFNSPGWSQSGGPWIKPGQSMRYLAHSELRVKGGGKISQTIPAPGEHFQDVVTLAFPVPVGDQDDIAAHGAKLSSNASVKNIQGLMDGNTEDGVDIEVVYTNNPVIFDIDVDKAFTARSLVMYPARRPARAEVILQVQRGKEYDSITSFTFDRTNPARNVGFKPYAPVSIAFPAVAGKRFRLVLKNSGSTAFAEFKLLAAPRIEWFEDKQLSKMFQTPLPLWKEYQWPQQAEPEDSALVITPGKVRNISAYVDNKGQLNWDAPAGQWLVVRYGMLPTNVTNAPATPEGQGLEVDKINRVPVQQHYDAFIGDIRKRIPAADRKALKWVVADSYETGSQNWTDDMAKAFKLQYGYDPVPWLPVLTGRIVNSADQSNRFLWDLRRLVADRVATEYVGGLRQQSNKDGLKVWLENYGHWGFPSEFLKYGSLADEIGGEFWNEGELGNIECKAASSSAHTYGKNKVSAESFTSAGDTYGRYPALLKKRGDWSFTEGINNTLLHVFISQPEDDRKPGINAWFGTEFNRNNTWFTQGKAFIDYIRRCNYLLQQGRPVNDIAYFIGEDAPKMTGVRMPELPAGYGYDYINADVILNRLSVKGNRLVLPEGVSYRMLVLPELTTMRPELLQKIAKLVEQGAVVFGPAPKRSPSLQHYPVADQQIGKLAYAMWGSDRTLAKRKYGNGWLLNNMTMEQALAEIQLKPDVSLKNKDVLYAHRSTVEGDVYFLTNQTDNNVAIYPEFRVSGLQPEWWDAVSGAMRVLPEYTFNGKTTQVPIRLEAYESGFVVFRKPASAAKAGARNFPTPQVVQELRNPWEVKFERERRGPSKTIDMEQPADWSQHSDSLIRHYAGSAVYTTSFSIAELPFGTSYIDLGKVMVMAKVKLNGVEVGTVWTPPYRVDVTAALKKGSNKLEVEVVNTWVNRLIGDSRLPEKDRKTWLNANPYQPESKLQSAGLLGPVKLDVVRY; from the coding sequence ATGAAAGCCCAGCACATGGTAAAGCTTAGCCTCATAAGCTGCCTTTCTTTCCCCCTTACCGCCCTGGCACAACAGCCAAAGTTCGCCGCGACCACGGTATTACAGCAATCGTTCGTCACGCCGCCCGATAGCGTGCGGCCCAGCGTGTACTGGTATTGGATGAACGACAATGTATCGGCGGCCGGGGTTAAAAAGGACCTGGACGCGATGGCGGAGGTAGGCATCGGGCGTGCTTTTATCGGCAACATCGGTATGAGTGAAAAAGAAATCCCGTACGGTAAGGCCAAATTGTTCTCGGACGAATGGTACAACGTGACGCAAACGGCCATCAAACACGCCGGCCGCCTGGGCATTGACATCGGCCTGTTTAACAGTCCGGGTTGGAGCCAGAGCGGGGGCCCCTGGATAAAACCCGGGCAATCGATGCGTTACCTGGCGCACAGCGAGCTGCGGGTAAAGGGCGGGGGTAAGATTTCCCAAACGATCCCAGCCCCCGGAGAACACTTCCAGGATGTCGTAACGCTCGCATTCCCGGTGCCGGTCGGCGACCAGGACGATATAGCGGCACATGGGGCCAAACTTAGTTCCAATGCCAGCGTAAAGAATATACAGGGTTTGATGGATGGCAATACAGAGGACGGGGTAGATATTGAGGTGGTGTATACAAACAACCCGGTCATCTTTGACATTGATGTAGACAAAGCGTTTACGGCCCGCAGCCTGGTGATGTACCCGGCTAGACGTCCGGCCCGGGCAGAAGTGATCTTACAAGTGCAGCGCGGCAAGGAGTATGATAGCATTACCAGTTTCACGTTCGATCGTACCAACCCGGCCCGCAACGTGGGCTTTAAGCCGTATGCACCGGTGAGCATCGCTTTTCCGGCGGTGGCAGGTAAACGGTTCCGGCTGGTGTTGAAGAACTCGGGCAGCACGGCGTTTGCGGAGTTTAAACTGCTGGCGGCGCCGCGTATTGAATGGTTCGAGGACAAGCAGCTGTCTAAAATGTTCCAGACGCCGCTGCCTTTGTGGAAGGAGTACCAGTGGCCACAACAGGCCGAGCCGGAAGACAGCGCGCTGGTCATTACGCCGGGAAAAGTAAGAAACATATCTGCCTATGTCGATAACAAGGGCCAGTTAAACTGGGATGCACCGGCAGGTCAGTGGCTCGTCGTACGATACGGCATGCTCCCCACGAACGTTACTAATGCACCGGCCACACCCGAGGGACAAGGCCTTGAAGTGGACAAGATCAATCGCGTGCCCGTTCAGCAACACTACGACGCATTTATCGGCGACATCCGCAAACGCATACCGGCAGCCGATCGAAAGGCGCTGAAGTGGGTGGTGGCAGACAGCTATGAAACCGGCTCCCAGAACTGGACGGATGATATGGCGAAAGCTTTTAAGCTGCAGTACGGCTATGATCCTGTGCCCTGGCTGCCCGTCCTCACCGGCCGCATCGTCAATTCTGCCGACCAGAGCAACCGTTTTCTCTGGGACCTCCGCCGGCTGGTGGCTGATCGCGTGGCGACCGAGTATGTAGGCGGACTGCGTCAGCAAAGTAATAAGGACGGCCTCAAAGTATGGCTGGAGAACTACGGTCACTGGGGCTTTCCTTCAGAGTTCCTGAAGTATGGCAGCCTGGCGGACGAGATCGGGGGTGAGTTCTGGAACGAGGGAGAGCTGGGCAATATCGAATGTAAGGCGGCGTCGTCCTCCGCACATACTTATGGCAAAAACAAAGTGTCCGCAGAGTCGTTCACGTCGGCCGGCGACACTTACGGACGGTACCCCGCGTTGCTGAAGAAGCGCGGCGACTGGTCATTTACAGAAGGGATCAACAACACGCTGTTACACGTATTCATATCTCAGCCGGAGGATGATCGTAAGCCGGGCATCAATGCCTGGTTCGGCACCGAGTTTAATCGGAACAATACCTGGTTTACACAGGGCAAGGCGTTCATCGATTATATCCGCAGGTGTAATTACCTGTTGCAGCAAGGCCGCCCGGTGAATGACATTGCTTATTTTATCGGGGAAGATGCGCCTAAGATGACGGGCGTTCGTATGCCCGAGCTGCCGGCAGGCTACGGGTACGACTATATTAATGCGGATGTAATATTGAATCGCCTCAGCGTAAAAGGCAATCGCCTGGTACTGCCGGAGGGCGTAAGTTACCGCATGCTCGTCCTCCCTGAGCTCACGACTATGCGGCCGGAGTTATTGCAGAAGATAGCAAAGCTGGTAGAGCAGGGAGCCGTGGTATTTGGTCCGGCCCCGAAACGTTCGCCCAGTCTGCAACACTATCCGGTGGCGGACCAGCAGATCGGTAAACTGGCTTATGCCATGTGGGGCAGCGACCGCACGTTGGCCAAACGGAAGTACGGCAACGGCTGGCTGTTGAACAATATGACGATGGAACAGGCGCTGGCGGAAATACAGCTAAAGCCGGATGTATCCCTCAAAAACAAGGATGTATTGTACGCACACCGCAGCACAGTGGAGGGCGATGTATACTTCCTCACGAACCAGACAGACAATAACGTCGCCATCTACCCGGAGTTCCGTGTAAGCGGCCTGCAACCCGAGTGGTGGGATGCGGTAAGTGGCGCCATGCGGGTGTTGCCGGAATATACGTTTAACGGTAAAACCACGCAGGTGCCTATACGACTCGAAGCCTATGAAAGCGGCTTCGTTGTGTTCCGCAAACCCGCATCCGCAGCCAAAGCCGGCGCCCGCAACTTCCCAACGCCGCAGGTAGTGCAGGAGTTACGTAATCCGTGGGAGGTGAAGTTTGAAAGGGAGCGCCGCGGTCCGTCCAAAACGATTGATATGGAACAGCCGGCCGACTGGTCACAACACAGCGATAGCCTGATCAGGCATTACGCCGGCAGCGCGGTTTATACGACCAGCTTCTCCATTGCCGAACTGCCGTTCGGTACCAGCTACATCGACTTAGGAAAAGTAATGGTGATGGCGAAGGTGAAACTGAATGGGGTAGAAGTAGGCACCGTATGGACGCCGCCTTATCGCGTGGATGTAACGGCCGCGTTGAAGAAGGGCAGCAACAAACTGGAGGTAGAAGTCGTGAACACCTGGGTCAACCGCCTGATCGGCGATAGCCGGCTGCCCGAAAAAGACCGCAAAACATGGCTGAACGCGAACCCGTATCAACCCGAAAGTAAGTTACAATCGGCCGGCTTACTCGGCCCCGTAAAGCTGGACGTGGTGCGGTATTAG
- a CDS encoding FGGY-family carbohydrate kinase translates to MTRNPVIAIFDVGKTNKKLFLFDEQYKIVFERTARFTETTDEDGDPCENLESLRLSVFDSLREVFKRKDIEVKAINFSTYGASLVYIDEDGRPLTPLYNYLKTYPGPLKQQFYQKYGGEAAFSAQTASPVLGSLNSGMQLYRLKHERPELCKDVKYALHLPQYMSYLLAGVPCSDITSIGCHTNLWDFQQNDYHPWVKQEGLLDKMAPLVASNEVMPAVFPGNNYSIGTGLHDSSAALIPYLVNFHEPFVLISTGTWCISMNPFNHTPLTEAELAQDCLCYMTFQRKPVKASRLFAGYEHELQVKRIAEHFNQNTMRYRSVDFDAGIIATLRHRKPVAKGTGITAFGNRDLATFSTDVEAYHQLMLDIADEQYKSTQLVLKGTRVKRIFVDGGFSKNVIYMNLLAAMFPETEVFAASMAQATAMGAALAVHSSWNRKALPNDLIELKYYALAHNAAI, encoded by the coding sequence ATGACCAGAAACCCGGTTATAGCAATATTTGATGTTGGCAAAACCAACAAAAAACTGTTTCTGTTTGATGAGCAGTATAAGATCGTGTTTGAACGTACCGCCAGGTTTACCGAAACCACGGACGAAGACGGCGATCCCTGCGAAAACCTGGAGAGCTTACGTCTTTCTGTGTTCGACTCGCTCAGGGAAGTGTTTAAACGAAAAGATATAGAGGTGAAGGCGATCAACTTCTCTACCTATGGCGCCAGCCTGGTGTACATTGATGAAGACGGCCGCCCGCTCACACCGCTGTATAACTATCTCAAAACCTATCCCGGACCGCTGAAACAGCAGTTCTATCAAAAGTATGGGGGAGAAGCCGCCTTTTCCGCCCAAACGGCATCGCCCGTGCTTGGCAGCCTGAACTCCGGCATGCAATTGTACCGCCTCAAACACGAGCGCCCGGAACTTTGCAAAGACGTGAAGTACGCGCTGCACCTGCCACAGTACATGAGCTACCTGCTCGCTGGCGTGCCCTGCTCGGACATTACCAGCATCGGCTGCCATACCAACCTGTGGGACTTTCAACAGAATGATTACCATCCCTGGGTGAAGCAAGAGGGCTTGCTCGATAAAATGGCGCCCCTCGTCGCCTCGAACGAAGTGATGCCCGCGGTATTCCCGGGCAATAACTATTCGATCGGCACGGGGCTGCACGACAGCTCGGCAGCACTCATCCCTTACCTGGTGAACTTCCACGAGCCGTTCGTGCTCATCTCCACTGGTACCTGGTGCATCAGTATGAATCCGTTTAACCATACGCCGCTCACGGAAGCCGAACTGGCGCAGGACTGCCTGTGTTATATGACCTTCCAGCGCAAACCGGTAAAGGCCTCCAGGCTGTTTGCAGGTTATGAGCACGAGCTGCAGGTAAAACGGATTGCCGAACACTTTAACCAGAACACGATGCGCTATCGTTCCGTCGATTTCGATGCAGGCATCATCGCCACGCTTCGTCACCGCAAACCGGTAGCTAAAGGCACAGGCATTACTGCTTTCGGCAACCGCGATCTGGCGACGTTTAGTACGGACGTGGAGGCTTATCACCAGCTGATGCTCGATATCGCCGATGAACAATACAAATCCACCCAGTTGGTGCTGAAAGGCACCCGGGTGAAACGTATTTTCGTGGACGGTGGCTTTAGTAAGAACGTGATTTACATGAACTTACTGGCAGCCATGTTCCCCGAAACGGAAGTATTCGCCGCCTCCATGGCACAGGCAACCGCGATGGGCGCCGCCCTGGCCGTTCACAGCTCCTGGAACCGGAAGGCACTGCCCAACGACCTCATCGAGCTCAAGTATTATGCGCTCGCGCACAACGCTGCGATCTAG